Sequence from the uncultured Bacteroides sp. genome:
TTAGGTGGATATACCATATCGTTATAACCAAATGCATAAAATCCAAGAATTTTTAATTGGCGAGCAAGATTCACTGCGTTATAATAAAGCGTTGTATTTCCCTTCTCACTGTCTAATTTTCCTCTTTATCTAAAATGTGAGCCATCCTCCAGCAAGGCCATGCACATAACCTGCTATATAAATAAGGGCTGGATAGAAAGCTATCAATCCCTTGACATAAACGTCAAGACCAACTGTCGTGCCAATGTGTACAAAGCAGAATATTAGCGAGCTTTCCTGTTGGTCTATTGTAAAATTTCGAATTCAGATTATTTTTCAAAAATTCGCATGATCGTCATCTTATTCATTTTTTACTTTATCTCCAAACTCAACTTTTTATCACCAATACAAATCTTCACTTCTCCAGCTTCCACGAATAGATTTCCTTGGTCATCCACAAAGCCCAAATCTCTATTTACATCCAAGATAAATTCAAAGTTCTCTGTCTCTCCTTTACGAATCATGCGTTTATCAAAACGTTTGAGTTCTTTGACAGGACGGGAGATACGACTATAAGGGTCAGAGACATAAAGAAAAACAGTTTCCATACCATCATGCTCACCATCGTTGGTAACAGAAACGGAAACTTTTACTTTTTCTCCTTTGCTGAGGGTCGTTTTAGAAGCTGATAACTCACCGTAGCTATAATGAGTATAACTTAAACCATGAGCAAATGAGTAAAGAGGTTCACTGGTCATATCCTTATAAAATCCTTGATTACTGCGTGCACTGCTTCTACGGTTATAATAAATAGGGATTTGACCTTGTGAATAAGGGAAAGTCATAGCTAATTTACCGGATGGATTAATACGACCGGACAAGATGCCGGCTACTGCACTCGCACCATCGGTACCTGGTTGCCACATTTCCAAAATAGCATTTGACATATCAACGGCAGAACCCAATACAAGAGGACGTCCATTAGCCAAAACCAGTATCACTTTTTTCCCTATTGCATGAATCTTCTGCATCAAACGTTGTTGGATTTGGGGCAGCGTGATATCCGCATGGGAATTATTTTCTCCACTCCAATTTCCTTTTTCACCCATGCACATGACGACAACATCAGCCCATTTTGCCGCCTGAAGGGCCTCTTTAAATCCACTTTCGTCTTCACCCAAGAAATCACATCCCTTTGCATAACGTATCTCTGTTTTTTTTAATTCATCGGTTATTCCATCCAACAGCTTGTGGATATCTTTGTCCTCACCATGCCCCCACCAACAACCAAGCATATCATGATCGTTATTTGCCATTGGACCTATTACAGCTAATCGTTTAACGGCATGTAAAGGCAATGTGCCATCATTCTTCAAGAGTACCATGGACTGTGCCGACAATTCTTCGGCTACCTGAAGACTTGCTGTCCGACGGAAACGAGCTGAAGCTTCTGTTTTTGGAGTATAGGGGTTCTCGAAAAGTCCCAATTGAAACTTTAAACGCAATAATCGACGTACAGACTCATCCAAAACCGTTGGTTCCACTTCTTTCTCTGCCACCAATTCTTTTAGGTATTTATCATAAGAATGAGACATCATATCTATATCCACGCCAGCATTAAGAGCCAGTTTTCCGGCTTCTTTCAGATCTTTTGCTACCCCTTGATTGATGAGTTGTAACACAGCCCCCCAATCCGAAACGACCAATCCACGAAATCCCCATTTATTTCTCAAAATTTCAGTCAGTGTATAGTGATTGGCGGATCCGGGAATCCCACTGATATTGTTAAATGAGCTCATAAGAGAAGCAGCACCACTACGAAGACTTATCTCGTAAGGAGGCAAATAGGTATCCCAAAGGGTCTGACGGGATATCTCTGTATATACATAATCCCGCCCAGCTTCTGAAGCACCATACCCAACATAATGTTTCAAACAAGCTGCAATAGAAATGCTGTCATCGAGTTTCTTACCTTGATAACCGCGAACAGCTGCCTGCCCAAAGATAGCATTAGCATAAGGATCTTCGCCATAACCTTCTGCTACGCGTCCCCAACGGGGATCACGACTTACATCTATCATGGGAGAAAACGTCCAATCTATGCCGCTCTGCTTGGTTTCTTGGGCTGTAATACTACATCCTTGCTCGACCAATGCCGGATTCCAACTGCATGCCTGAGCAAGTGGAATAGGGAAAATAGTACGGAATCCATGTATGGCATCATATCCGAAAAGTATGGGTATACCTAATCGGGAGTTTTCCATGGCATGACGCTGCATTCGGTTTCTCAGTTCCGGCTCTG
This genomic interval carries:
- a CDS encoding glycoside hydrolase family 3 N-terminal domain-containing protein — protein: MKPTEKLYTDPTVPLDIRVEDLLSRMTVEEKVIQLNQYTLGTNDIENNKGVEVKNIPAEIGSLIYFGTEPELRNRMQRHAMENSRLGIPILFGYDAIHGFRTIFPIPLAQACSWNPALVEQGCSITAQETKQSGIDWTFSPMIDVSRDPRWGRVAEGYGEDPYANAIFGQAAVRGYQGKKLDDSISIAACLKHYVGYGASEAGRDYVYTEISRQTLWDTYLPPYEISLRSGAASLMSSFNNISGIPGSANHYTLTEILRNKWGFRGLVVSDWGAVLQLINQGVAKDLKEAGKLALNAGVDIDMMSHSYDKYLKELVAEKEVEPTVLDESVRRLLRLKFQLGLFENPYTPKTEASARFRRTASLQVAEELSAQSMVLLKNDGTLPLHAVKRLAVIGPMANNDHDMLGCWWGHGEDKDIHKLLDGITDELKKTEIRYAKGCDFLGEDESGFKEALQAAKWADVVVMCMGEKGNWSGENNSHADITLPQIQQRLMQKIHAIGKKVILVLANGRPLVLGSAVDMSNAILEMWQPGTDGASAVAGILSGRINPSGKLAMTFPYSQGQIPIYYNRRSSARSNQGFYKDMTSEPLYSFAHGLSYTHYSYGELSASKTTLSKGEKVKVSVSVTNDGEHDGMETVFLYVSDPYSRISRPVKELKRFDKRMIRKGETENFEFILDVNRDLGFVDDQGNLFVEAGEVKICIGDKKLSLEIK